The stretch of DNA TTCCCGCTTACCTACTTGAGCAAGTGCATCAAATTGATGTCTTTATTGCTGAGCGAGGGAAAACAGCTCGGCAGTTTTTAAAAGCAATAGAAACGCCTATTCCTTTACAAACAATGACCTTTTTTGAATTAAATAAGCGAACGGATCCAGCAGATATAAAATCTTTTCTGGCGCCTGCAATTAATGAAGGAAAAAATATAGGGCTTTTATCAGAAGCGGGCTGTCCTGGAGTTGCAGATCCTGGTGCGCTAGTGGTTCAACTGGCACATAAGCGAGGCATTAAAGTTGTTCCTTTAGTTGGTCCTTCCTCTATATTATTAGCCTTGATGGCTTCTGGGATGAACGGGCAACAGTTTGCTTTTCATGGCTATTTGCCAATAAAGAGCCCTGAACGAAAAAAGGCACTCAAGGACTTGGAACGTCAATCTGCCAAAAAGAATCAAACTCAAATTTTTATAGAAACGCCATATCGTAATGATGGTTTTGTGGAAGATGCGTTATCGGTATTGCAACCTCAAACTTTGTTTGGTATTGCTACAGATATAACCTTACCTACAGAGTATATTTGTACGCAGAGTGTGCAAGTCTGGCGAAAAAA from Aureispira anguillae encodes:
- a CDS encoding SAM-dependent methyltransferase, which produces MAGQLFLIPTPLGEGMITPLPAYLLEQVHQIDVFIAERGKTARQFLKAIETPIPLQTMTFFELNKRTDPADIKSFLAPAINEGKNIGLLSEAGCPGVADPGALVVQLAHKRGIKVVPLVGPSSILLALMASGMNGQQFAFHGYLPIKSPERKKALKDLERQSAKKNQTQIFIETPYRNDGFVEDALSVLQPQTLFGIATDITLPTEYICTQSVQVWRKKEIPKLHKRPTIFLLLAN